One genomic window of Arachis stenosperma cultivar V10309 chromosome 10, arast.V10309.gnm1.PFL2, whole genome shotgun sequence includes the following:
- the LOC130957098 gene encoding uncharacterized protein LOC130957098, translating into MSINKALCDLGSSINLMPLSMMRRLSIKEVKPTRMSLQLADRSLVIPNGVVENLLVKVGKFIFPANFVILNLDEEGSDSIILGRSFLAIARAIIDVEKREMTLRAHDEHIILNVFKEM; encoded by the coding sequence ATGTCTATTAATAAGGcattgtgtgatttaggatcAAGTATCAATCTGATGCCCCTGTCTATGATGAGAAGGTTGTCTATAAAAGAAGTGAAACCTACACGGATGTCCTTGCAACTTGCTGATAGATCACTGGTAATTCCcaatggagtagttgagaatCTGTTAGTCAAGGTAGGGAAGTTCATATTTCCAGCAAATTTTGTAATCCTGAATTTAGATGAAGAGGGAAGTGATTCTATCATATTAGGAAGATCTTTCTTGGCCATAGCAAGAGCTATTATTGATGTAGAGAAAAGAGAAATGACCTTGCGGGCACATGATGAGCACATAATCTTGAATGTCTTTAAGGAGATGTAG